A genomic segment from Corythoichthys intestinalis isolate RoL2023-P3 chromosome 2, ASM3026506v1, whole genome shotgun sequence encodes:
- the ccnt1 gene encoding cyclin-T1 isoform X2 translates to MATNSLHLTTFCLQYSPPVVACVCIHLACKWSKWEIPVSTDGKHWWEYVDPTVTLKLLDELTHEFLQILEKTPSRLKRIRNWKAGGQTPKAKPKVQEEGDQRDTMMSMISMASSESTVAGLMSLSASSASSSAEKVRGAPGSAATWSGKSQGASEQQSNHEVHAPAPAKVSLSEYRAKNADVLAAQKRKLENMEASVKRDYANAAQVLIGQQQRKEKQQHQSGASSSDPSNSSPIILKIPLEKERHDRSSLKMRFPLAGGGGARGQDQDIKVRIRVPDKQRGSSGEEGKSRDKHRGERSNHHHHHHHHHHHHHHPQSSGSSGASLSSSHKHSSGGAVASGKKVPNDSTRSGSSSRKRAHPQDASPWSHPPSKVAKSSRNPYQLPSLPSSSDILPALGPPASYPHPKGDKTDTNGHGATGGGQSNEYQDTFEMLNSLLSAQGVQPSQPSVFDYRSQFGDYKYSSRGGHARPPPLPSDPPPPLPPLPK, encoded by the exons TCTCCACCTGACCACCTTCTGCCTGCAGTACAGTCCGCCGGTCGTGGCTTGCGTGTGCATCCATCTGGCCTGCAAGTGGTCTAAGTGGGAGATTCCTGTGTCGACGGATGGCAAACACTGGTGGGAGTACGTCGACCCCACCGTCACCCTCAAGCTTCTGGATG AGCTCACGCACGAGTTCCTGCAGATTCTGGAGAAAACCCCCAGCAGATTGAAACGGATCCGCAACTGGAAG GCGGGAGGTCAGACACCGAAGGCCAAGCCCAAAGTCCAGGAGGAGGGCGACCAGAGGGACACCATGATGAGCATGATCTCCATGGCGTCATCTGAGAGCACCGTGGCCGGCCTGATGAGCCTCTCGGCGTCCTCCGCCTCCTCGTCCGCGGAAAAAGTCAGGGGCGCGCCCGGCAGCGCGGCCACCTGGAGCGGTAAAAGTCAAGGGGCGTCGGAACAGCAGTCCAACCACGAGGTCCACGCCCCAGCCCCCGCCAAGGTATCGTTGAGCGAGTACCGGGCCAAGAACGCCGACGTCCTGGCCGCGCAGAAGAGGAAGTTGGAGAACATGGAGGCCAGCGTTAAGAGAGACTACGCCAACGCCGCCCAGGTTCTCATCGGTCAGCAGCAAAGGAAGGAAAAACAGCAGCACCAGTCCGGCGCCTCTTCTTCCGACCCGTCTAACTCGTCGcccattattttgaaaatccccCTGGAGAAGGAGAGACACGATCGAAGCTCTCTGAAAATGAGGTTCCCCCTCGCCGGAGGAGGCGGCGCCAGAGGGCAGGACCAGGACATCAAAGTGCGCATTCGTGTGCCCGATAAGCAGAGAGGAAGCTCGGGGGAGGAGGGGAAGAGCAGGGACAAGCACAGAGGGGAGCGCTCCAACCACCATCACCACCACCATCATCACCACCATCACCACCACCACCCGCAGTCCTCCGGCAGCAGCGGTGCCTCCCTGTCTTCCTCGCACAAACACTCTTCTGGCGGCGCGGTCGCAAGTGGCAAAAAAGTCCCCAACGATTCCACCCGTAGCGGGTCGTCGTCGCGCAAGAGGGCGCACCCCCAGGACGCTTCTCCGTGGTCCCACCCGCCTTCCAAAGTGGCCAAGTCTTCACGGAATCCCTACCAGCTACCATCCCTGCCTTCCTCCTCCGACATCCTCCCCGCGCTGGGCCCACCGGCGAGCTACCCGCACCCCAAAGGCGACAAAACGGACACCAACGGACACGGCGCCACGGGCGGCGGCCAGTCCAACGAGTATCAGGACACCTTTGAAATGTTAAACTCTCTTCTCAGTGCTCAGGGCGTGCAACCCTCGCAGCCGTCGGTCTTTGACTACAGATCCCAGTTCGGGGACTACAAGTACTcctccaggggtggccacgctcGGCCCCCGCCCCTTCCCTCAGACCCCCCTCCCCCGCTTCCGCCGTTACCCAAATGA